The Clostridium chauvoei genome has a window encoding:
- a CDS encoding 2-hydroxyacyl-CoA dehydratase has translation MKNYKIGLDIGSTTVKVAVLNNKNEIVYSKYRRHFSDIRSTIIALIRDCYEGVGDIPCKITVTGSGGLSVSKWLKVNFVQEIIACTKTVEEIIPQTDVVIELGGEDAKITYFKGEVEQRMNGSCAGGTGAFIDQMAVLLNTDAAGLNEFAKGYEVIYPIASRCGVFAKTDVQPLINEGARREDIAASIFQAVVNQTIGGLACGKPIRGNVAFLGGPLYFLSELRKRFIETLALKDEEAIIPDNSQLFVAVGAALLSEDQDLTSLKFIFEKVKKIANIKDKVEERLEPLFKNEDEYKIFKERHNKSVVKKSDLKNYKGKAYLGIDAGSTTTKVVLINEACELLYSFYESNEGNPLDKVVGILKDLYDKLPKEVEVVNSCVTGYGEALIKSALHVDIGEIETIAHYKAADYFLPGVDFILDIGGQDMKCLKIKNGAIDSILLNEACSAGCGSFIESFSKSLDMKVEDFAKEALFSKSPVDLGSRCTVFMNSRVKQSQKEGAEVSDISAGLSYSVIKNALFKVIKLRDEKDIGKKVIVQGGTFYNEAVLRSFELISKREAVRPDIAGLMGAFGCAIIAKERCKDKCRRTSLLPKDIIDTFKMSSSFKRCGKCGNNCLLTVNKFTNGEEFISGNRCERGLGIENSKKEEMPNLYKYKYKRTFNYKPIEEKIAKRGVIGIPRVLNIYENYPFWFTILTNLGFSVKLSSNSSKKLYEAGIETIPSESACYPAKLSHGHIMNLINRGIKTIFYPCVSYEKREFKDSNNHFNCPIVTSYPEVIRNNVDALKEKKINFIEGFFSLEDEKGLPKRIVDEFKDFNITLEEAKKAVALGFLERENYKKDIQKAGEEVLDYLKKNNKRGIVLCGRPYHIDPEINHGIPDIITSYGMAVLTEDSVSHLGKLQEKLRVVDQWMYHSRLYRAASFIANEPNIDIIQLNSFGCGLDAVTTDQVNEIISSKGKIYTALKIDEGNNLGAAKIRIRSLKAAVEERIRKDYKQVTSSMAYNNPVFTKEMKKKHTILCPQMSPIHFNLLQTAIGTAGYNLEVLSTTNSKAVDEGLKYVNNDACYPSIIVIGQIIEGLKSGKYDVNNTSVIITQTGGGCRATNYIGFLKMALRHAGFEQVPIISLNAVGLEGQPGFKVNLKFLNRALMALIYGDLFMRVVYRTRPYEKVQGAVNKLYNNWNEKAKRNLINGSKKEFKNNLTSIIKEFDNIELVDINKPKVGVVGEILVKFHPTANNNIVGTIESEGGEAVVPDLTDFLLYCCYNSRFKADYLGKSKVTKRLAEFAINYIERYRFVMKRELSNSKRFHSPKDIYTLANMASSILSLGNQTGEGWFLTSEMIELIESGTTNITCLQPFACLPNHVTGKGMIKALKEKYPKANIVAIDYDPGVSTVNQLNRIKLMMSVAFKNLGEVKKEAKVKGDIKAKEACIDEMFIQS, from the coding sequence ATGAAAAATTATAAGATTGGACTGGATATAGGATCTACGACAGTAAAAGTAGCAGTGCTTAATAATAAAAATGAGATAGTATATAGTAAATATAGAAGACATTTTTCAGATATAAGAAGTACAATTATTGCTCTAATAAGAGACTGCTATGAGGGGGTGGGTGATATTCCCTGTAAAATAACTGTAACAGGCTCAGGAGGACTTTCAGTATCTAAATGGCTTAAAGTTAATTTTGTACAGGAGATAATTGCGTGTACTAAAACTGTAGAAGAAATTATTCCACAAACTGATGTTGTAATAGAGCTTGGTGGAGAAGACGCTAAAATAACATATTTTAAAGGTGAAGTTGAGCAAAGAATGAATGGTAGTTGTGCAGGTGGTACAGGTGCATTTATTGACCAGATGGCAGTCTTATTAAATACAGATGCAGCAGGACTTAATGAATTTGCAAAAGGATATGAAGTTATTTATCCAATAGCATCAAGATGTGGTGTTTTTGCAAAAACAGATGTACAACCTTTAATAAATGAAGGTGCTAGAAGAGAAGATATAGCAGCATCAATATTTCAAGCAGTAGTTAATCAAACAATTGGAGGACTAGCTTGTGGGAAGCCTATAAGAGGGAATGTAGCCTTTTTAGGAGGCCCTTTGTATTTTTTATCAGAACTTAGAAAGAGATTTATTGAGACTTTAGCTTTAAAAGATGAGGAAGCAATTATACCAGATAACTCCCAGCTTTTTGTTGCAGTAGGTGCAGCTTTATTATCAGAAGACCAAGACCTTACTTCTCTTAAATTTATATTTGAAAAAGTAAAGAAAATAGCTAATATAAAAGATAAAGTAGAAGAAAGATTAGAGCCTCTATTTAAAAATGAGGATGAATATAAGATATTTAAAGAAAGACATAATAAGTCTGTAGTTAAAAAGAGTGATTTAAAAAATTATAAAGGAAAGGCTTATTTAGGAATAGATGCAGGTTCAACAACTACTAAAGTGGTACTTATTAATGAAGCTTGTGAACTTTTATATTCCTTTTATGAAAGCAATGAAGGGAATCCTTTAGATAAAGTTGTTGGAATTTTAAAGGATTTATATGATAAGCTTCCAAAGGAAGTTGAGGTAGTTAATTCTTGTGTTACTGGATATGGGGAAGCCTTAATAAAGTCAGCACTTCATGTAGATATTGGAGAAATAGAAACCATAGCTCATTATAAGGCAGCAGACTATTTCTTACCAGGAGTAGATTTTATTCTAGATATTGGTGGACAAGATATGAAATGTCTAAAAATAAAAAATGGAGCAATAGATAGCATATTATTAAATGAGGCATGTTCAGCAGGATGTGGTTCTTTTATTGAAAGTTTTAGTAAGTCTTTAGATATGAAAGTAGAAGATTTTGCAAAGGAAGCTTTATTTTCAAAATCACCAGTTGACCTTGGGTCAAGATGTACTGTATTTATGAACTCCAGAGTTAAGCAATCTCAAAAGGAAGGAGCAGAGGTTTCAGATATTTCTGCAGGACTTTCTTATTCAGTAATAAAAAATGCTTTATTTAAGGTGATAAAGCTAAGAGATGAAAAAGATATTGGTAAAAAGGTAATAGTACAAGGTGGAACTTTTTATAATGAAGCAGTTCTTAGAAGCTTTGAGCTTATTTCTAAAAGAGAGGCTGTAAGACCAGATATTGCAGGGCTTATGGGTGCCTTTGGATGTGCTATTATAGCAAAGGAAAGATGTAAAGATAAATGCAGAAGAACATCTTTATTACCTAAAGATATAATAGATACTTTTAAAATGTCATCTTCCTTTAAAAGATGTGGAAAGTGTGGTAATAACTGTCTTTTAACTGTGAATAAATTTACAAATGGGGAGGAATTTATTTCAGGGAATAGATGTGAAAGAGGCTTAGGCATAGAAAATTCTAAAAAGGAAGAGATGCCTAATTTATATAAATATAAGTATAAAAGAACTTTTAATTATAAGCCTATTGAAGAAAAGATAGCTAAAAGAGGGGTAATTGGAATTCCTAGAGTTCTTAATATATATGAGAATTATCCATTTTGGTTTACTATTTTAACAAACTTAGGGTTTAGTGTTAAGTTATCAAGTAATTCAAGTAAGAAGCTTTATGAAGCTGGTATAGAGACTATTCCTTCAGAATCGGCTTGTTATCCAGCAAAGCTTAGTCATGGTCATATAATGAATCTTATAAATAGAGGAATAAAAACAATATTTTATCCTTGTGTGTCCTACGAAAAAAGAGAATTTAAGGATTCAAATAATCATTTTAACTGTCCCATAGTAACTTCTTATCCAGAGGTTATTAGAAATAATGTAGATGCTTTAAAGGAAAAGAAAATTAATTTCATTGAAGGTTTCTTTTCTTTAGAGGATGAAAAAGGTCTACCAAAGAGAATAGTAGATGAATTTAAAGATTTTAATATAACCTTAGAAGAAGCTAAGAAAGCAGTTGCTTTAGGCTTTTTAGAGAGAGAAAATTATAAAAAGGATATACAAAAAGCTGGAGAAGAAGTACTAGATTATTTAAAAAAGAATAATAAAAGAGGAATAGTTTTATGTGGAAGACCATATCACATAGATCCAGAGATAAATCATGGTATTCCAGATATTATAACTTCTTATGGAATGGCAGTTTTAACAGAGGATTCAGTATCTCATTTAGGTAAACTTCAAGAGAAGCTAAGAGTTGTAGATCAATGGATGTATCATTCAAGGCTATATAGAGCAGCAAGTTTTATAGCAAATGAGCCTAATATTGATATCATTCAGCTTAACTCTTTTGGCTGTGGTTTAGATGCAGTAACTACAGATCAAGTAAATGAGATAATTTCATCTAAAGGGAAAATATATACAGCTTTAAAAATAGATGAAGGTAATAATTTAGGAGCAGCTAAAATAAGAATAAGATCCTTAAAGGCAGCTGTAGAGGAAAGAATAAGAAAAGATTATAAACAAGTTACATCAAGTATGGCTTACAATAATCCTGTATTTACAAAGGAAATGAAAAAGAAGCATACTATTTTATGTCCTCAAATGTCACCAATACATTTTAATCTACTTCAAACAGCAATAGGTACAGCTGGATATAATTTAGAAGTATTAAGTACAACTAATAGTAAAGCTGTAGATGAGGGATTAAAATATGTTAATAATGATGCTTGCTACCCATCCATAATAGTAATAGGGCAAATTATTGAAGGGCTAAAAAGCGGAAAATATGATGTTAATAATACTTCAGTTATAATAACTCAAACTGGGGGAGGCTGTAGAGCAACAAATTATATTGGATTTTTAAAGATGGCTCTTAGACATGCAGGGTTTGAGCAGGTACCAATAATATCTTTAAATGCTGTAGGATTAGAAGGACAACCTGGTTTTAAGGTGAATTTAAAGTTTTTAAATAGAGCTTTAATGGCTTTAATTTATGGAGATTTATTTATGAGAGTTGTTTATAGAACAAGACCTTATGAGAAGGTACAAGGGGCTGTAAATAAACTTTATAATAATTGGAATGAAAAAGCTAAGAGGAATTTAATTAATGGAAGTAAGAAAGAGTTTAAGAATAATTTAACATCTATTATTAAAGAATTTGATAATATAGAATTAGTAGATATAAATAAGCCTAAGGTTGGAGTGGTTGGAGAAATATTAGTAAAATTCCATCCAACTGCTAATAATAATATAGTAGGAACAATAGAAAGTGAAGGTGGAGAGGCTGTAGTGCCAGACCTTACAGATTTCTTGCTTTATTGTTGTTATAACTCAAGGTTTAAGGCTGATTATTTAGGCAAGAGTAAAGTAACTAAAAGGTTAGCAGAATTTGCAATTAATTATATTGAAAGATATAGATTTGTTATGAAAAGAGAGTTAAGTAATAGTAAGAGATTTCATAGTCCAAAGGATATATATACTCTTGCTAATATGGCATCATCAATTCTTTCTCTTGGAAATCAAACAGGAGAAGGTTGGTTTTTAACATCAGAAATGATAGAGCTTATTGAAAGCGGAACAACTAATATAACTTGTTTACAACCTTTTGCATGTTTACCAAACCATGTAACAGGCAAAGGGATGATTAAGGCGTTAAAAGAGAAATATCCAAAGGCAAACATAGTAGCAATAGATTATGATCCAGGAGTGTCAACTGTTAATCAGTTAAATAGAATTAAGCTTATGATGTCAGTAGCCTTTAAGAATTTAGGTGAAGTGAAAAAAGAGGCTAAAGTTAAAGGGGATATAAAGGCAAAAGAAGCTTGTATAGATGAAATGTTTATTCAATCATAA
- a CDS encoding acyltransferase family protein, which produces MSKRIKWIDMVKGVGMILVMFAHTPLPEPIRKYIYAFHMPLFFFISGYLLNISKYDSFKKFFKSKFKSLLIPYFIFSTTNYLFGAIVFNEFAGQNLNSAMQPLLGMFVGIRGTKWTLCNGTLWFVLALFIAEIVFYFTVKLFKNNNRDIIISIIICGVISYLYNLFVGESLLWSMDAAITAIVFLGLGYLTKKTKLITKISKFPIIIILLIINLLAGSINTNIDISNGKYGSFILFYIAAISGIFATIIIIKNLPNSKFISFIGKNSFVYLAIHQYVIFGFLKRNMSSAVFESQFILDKLMVSFYFVIIACIVILPIVKIINRWLPFILGRKKQNKKNNFDFILE; this is translated from the coding sequence GTGAGTAAAAGAATAAAATGGATAGATATGGTTAAGGGTGTTGGTATGATATTAGTTATGTTTGCACATACACCATTACCAGAGCCAATTAGAAAATATATATATGCATTTCATATGCCATTATTTTTCTTCATATCTGGATATCTTTTAAACATAAGTAAGTATGATAGTTTCAAAAAGTTTTTTAAATCAAAATTTAAAAGTTTATTAATTCCGTATTTTATATTTAGCACAACTAATTATTTATTTGGAGCTATTGTTTTTAATGAATTTGCAGGGCAGAATTTAAATAGTGCGATGCAACCTTTATTAGGTATGTTTGTGGGGATAAGAGGAACAAAGTGGACTTTATGTAATGGAACACTATGGTTTGTTTTAGCTTTATTTATAGCTGAAATTGTATTTTATTTTACAGTTAAGTTATTTAAAAATAATAATAGAGATATAATAATTTCAATTATTATATGTGGAGTTATATCATATTTATATAATTTATTTGTAGGGGAAAGTCTTTTGTGGAGTATGGATGCAGCAATAACTGCAATAGTATTTCTTGGTTTAGGATATTTAACTAAGAAGACTAAATTAATAACTAAGATAAGCAAATTTCCTATAATAATTATATTACTAATTATAAATTTACTTGCAGGTAGTATAAATACTAATATTGATATTTCTAATGGTAAGTATGGAAGCTTTATTTTGTTTTATATAGCTGCAATTAGTGGTATATTTGCAACGATAATAATAATAAAGAATTTACCTAATAGTAAATTTATTAGCTTTATAGGTAAAAATTCCTTTGTTTATCTTGCAATACATCAATATGTTATTTTTGGTTTTTTAAAACGCAATATGAGTAGTGCTGTATTTGAATCACAATTTATATTAGATAAGCTTATGGTTTCTTTTTATTTTGTAATAATAGCATGTATTGTAATATTACCAATAGTTAAAATTATAAATAGATGGTTACCATTTATACTAGGTAGAAAAAAGCAGAATAAAAAGAATAATTTTGATTTTATTTTAGAATAA
- a CDS encoding FtsX-like permease family protein: MVFKFLYEGISKKITFSLLTILQFTIAIVCIYVSIQFLSDANNLIESVNKQFGNDKYYKMDEKLAIENIRGADIEKNKKNLKILQDINNYFNENEDIEFMSAVREVVFIKKEQAIPDTVVTYSTENIDSTEYIRVQGIYLNKLFLEKMNYDFIDGGFDNFKRVDEDNIPIVLGNIYKDKYSVGDKIETITTDKDGEYKQVKLEVIGILADNSYINLGGIQFNQQSLKNAILIPFREEYMMQQGKNDRVKLIQRVELFSYMQGGYIILKNNESIDNINDYLFESGLKFQINDFNKSIQEYRKESNDTIKPAIYVSSIVILFSTISVIIVMINTIYKERKEYGINIMMGATMKDIRNRVLGQVFILLGISGLISSIILTNFTIFRFNIIYFILTIGVLIFITIIISIIIRINLNKYSINDLVRRSE; the protein is encoded by the coding sequence ATGGTTTTCAAGTTTTTATACGAAGGAATAAGTAAAAAAATTACTTTTTCATTATTAACTATTCTTCAATTTACAATAGCAATAGTATGTATATATGTTTCAATTCAATTTCTAAGTGATGCAAACAATTTAATTGAAAGTGTAAATAAGCAATTTGGTAATGATAAGTATTATAAGATGGATGAAAAGCTGGCAATAGAAAATATTAGAGGTGCGGATATAGAAAAAAATAAAAAGAATTTAAAGATTCTTCAGGATATAAATAATTACTTCAATGAAAATGAAGATATTGAATTTATGTCAGCAGTTAGAGAGGTTGTTTTTATAAAAAAAGAACAAGCTATTCCAGATACTGTGGTAACATATTCTACTGAAAATATTGATAGTACAGAATATATAAGAGTTCAGGGAATTTATTTGAATAAATTATTTTTAGAAAAGATGAATTATGATTTTATAGATGGAGGTTTTGATAATTTTAAGAGAGTAGATGAGGATAATATACCAATTGTTCTAGGGAACATATATAAGGATAAATATTCTGTTGGAGATAAAATAGAAACTATAACTACAGATAAAGATGGAGAATATAAACAAGTTAAGTTAGAAGTTATTGGAATACTAGCAGATAATAGTTATATAAATTTAGGAGGAATTCAATTTAACCAACAATCTTTAAAAAATGCTATATTAATTCCATTTAGAGAAGAATATATGATGCAACAAGGTAAAAATGATAGAGTTAAATTAATTCAAAGAGTAGAGCTTTTTAGTTATATGCAAGGAGGATATATAATCCTTAAAAATAATGAATCTATAGATAATATTAACGATTATTTATTTGAATCAGGATTGAAATTTCAAATAAATGATTTTAATAAATCTATACAAGAGTATAGAAAGGAAAGTAACGATACTATAAAACCTGCAATTTACGTATCTAGTATAGTAATATTATTCTCAACAATATCAGTGATTATAGTAATGATTAATACTATATATAAAGAAAGGAAAGAATATGGTATTAATATTATGATGGGAGCAACTATGAAAGACATTAGAAATAGAGTTTTAGGACAAGTATTTATTTTGTTGGGAATAAGTGGTTTAATATCATCTATTATATTAACTAACTTTACTATTTTTAGGTTTAATATTATTTATTTTATTTTAACCATAGGAGTATTAATTTTTATAACAATCATAATTTCTATAATAATTAGGATTAATCTAAATAAATACTCAATAAATGATTTAGTAAGGAGAAGTGAGTAA
- a CDS encoding ABC transporter permease, giving the protein MKKLKKLIKKYWVLFSTFILINVFFISVIINILSFEQDIKTKNSLISKDAKIILFETAEDIKINNLINTLKDKNVVLEGKVLINNDYKATEIIGVYYNYNIDKTYPLTEGRMFTLEEIKRGERVALVGYKLKDNIQDQKVKIQNQEYKVVGILGNKSTKGLGDSIYINMNSQDFNLNRKSITIDVLDGSTAYTAKKIYEQLNERNKVIMEISEPIVEPLNEAISSNSIYLIMGLLASMSLISTVINISSYWIEKEKVIIGIKSLVGESKSSIFLNLFIEYEFVIIASIIIAYLIFGICGGLNSINLLIALKSLLIITLINVIVSITCIIPSVIKISKMNINSIIKENI; this is encoded by the coding sequence ATGAAGAAACTTAAAAAACTAATTAAAAAATATTGGGTATTATTTAGTACATTTATTTTAATAAATGTATTTTTTATATCAGTAATAATAAATATACTAAGTTTTGAACAAGACATAAAAACAAAAAATTCATTAATAAGTAAAGATGCTAAAATAATATTATTTGAAACAGCAGAGGATATTAAAATTAATAATTTAATTAATACATTAAAAGATAAGAATGTTGTTTTAGAAGGTAAGGTACTTATAAATAATGATTATAAGGCAACTGAAATTATTGGTGTTTATTACAACTATAATATTGATAAGACTTATCCTTTAACAGAAGGAAGGATGTTTACTTTAGAGGAAATTAAGAGAGGAGAAAGAGTAGCATTAGTAGGGTATAAATTAAAAGATAACATACAAGATCAAAAGGTAAAAATACAAAATCAAGAGTATAAAGTAGTTGGTATTTTAGGTAATAAATCTACTAAAGGGTTGGGAGATAGTATTTATATAAATATGAATTCTCAAGATTTTAATTTAAATAGAAAAAGTATTACGATTGATGTATTAGATGGCTCTACAGCTTACACTGCGAAAAAAATATATGAACAATTAAATGAAAGAAACAAAGTAATTATGGAAATAAGTGAACCAATAGTTGAACCGCTAAATGAAGCTATTTCAAGCAATAGTATTTATTTAATAATGGGATTATTAGCAAGTATGTCTTTAATTTCTACTGTAATTAATATAAGTTCTTATTGGATTGAAAAAGAAAAAGTAATAATCGGTATTAAAAGCTTAGTTGGTGAAAGTAAATCAAGTATCTTTCTTAATTTATTTATAGAATACGAATTTGTAATTATAGCTTCAATTATTATAGCTTATTTAATATTTGGAATTTGTGGTGGTTTAAATTCTATTAATTTATTAATAGCTTTAAAGAGTTTACTTATAATTACATTAATAAATGTGATTGTAAGTATTACATGTATTATTCCTTCAGTTATTAAAATAAGTAAAATGAACATTAATTCTATTATTAAGGAGAATATTTAG
- a CDS encoding type II CAAX endopeptidase family protein, with amino-acid sequence MNIHLCFKSIFKCTTNLLKYFFIFFASLIFSIALQEKLAFNDDIGFSLALLISTFFFLLALKIEKKKPIEFLRLRKVNFKLLPSLIFLSVIILLFEIGLGNLLHEIFTSPISDDMDLCFFSVLHILILAPICEEIFFRGIIFAKLKNIMPLSLAIFIQAFLFGFLHGGLSGHIIQALIITISGIVLGLVYHYTENLSMSISFHFINNFIVMILNILDFDINPIFCILISILLLIIYIKWITSIKY; translated from the coding sequence ATGAATATACATCTCTGTTTTAAATCTATTTTCAAATGTACTACAAATTTATTAAAATATTTCTTTATATTTTTTGCATCTTTAATATTTTCTATAGCTTTACAAGAAAAATTAGCTTTTAATGATGATATTGGATTTTCTTTAGCTCTCTTAATATCAACTTTCTTTTTTCTATTAGCTTTAAAAATAGAGAAGAAAAAACCTATTGAGTTTTTAAGATTACGTAAAGTTAATTTTAAGCTCTTACCCTCTCTAATATTTTTATCTGTCATAATTCTTCTCTTTGAAATTGGTTTAGGGAATTTATTACATGAAATCTTTACCTCACCTATTTCTGATGATATGGACTTATGTTTTTTTAGCGTACTTCATATATTAATTTTAGCTCCTATCTGTGAGGAGATATTTTTTAGAGGAATTATCTTTGCAAAGTTAAAAAATATAATGCCACTTTCTTTAGCTATCTTTATTCAAGCTTTTTTATTTGGATTTTTACATGGTGGCCTATCTGGACATATAATTCAAGCATTAATCATTACAATTTCTGGGATAGTTTTAGGTTTGGTATATCACTATACAGAAAACTTATCAATGTCAATTTCCTTTCATTTTATTAATAATTTTATAGTTATGATTTTAAATATCCTTGATTTTGACATTAACCCAATTTTTTGTATTTTAATCTCTATCTTGTTACTAATAATATATATTAAATGGATTACTTCTATTAAGTATTAG
- a CDS encoding WD40/YVTN/BNR-like repeat-containing protein, whose translation MFKKGIKKVFISLITNPILIILYWLFCYELTSLARYGRVDNNILIILGCVVFSILIILFTTIRIIRKVKLGEEDNPIYSNYKGAWIAVCIISIIGITSIYGKKVYDSATNYSGKLSFFIDDVKNVKSVKFEHNNIYKDGVEGIFYDINEKYPLPSKLYISERFDLNFKKDGTITSFYTFIYGKNDKGEDETFLINYDKSKSKDITVEFNRYADADYNEDKLLEPLLSIVKAISLEKAVSVWDEKEYGLLYLGKRNWGLNTDGIININEKGERKVVETNSPIVGYTVSIFVPEKEDKYTPQRYNLKNDTEWSKSKELPKDEEKSVEEVKENNNEKFYVSDDVYYFLQVTGAAAGSRSYALVKTVDGGATWEIINEGPFKDSLGGAAGITFINDKLGFLGLSHGGGTYSNLYRTEDGGVSYEKIEFPLKEVVLDNGESINPFDFPDMPYEENGVLNMLVGQGADGDYNVNSKALYQSKDNGATWEFIKEIKG comes from the coding sequence ATGTTTAAAAAGGGTATAAAGAAAGTATTTATTTCATTAATAACTAATCCAATACTAATAATTCTATATTGGCTATTTTGTTATGAGTTAACGTCATTAGCTAGGTATGGAAGAGTAGATAATAATATTCTTATAATATTAGGTTGTGTAGTATTTTCTATATTAATTATATTATTTACTACAATTAGAATTATAAGAAAAGTAAAGTTAGGAGAAGAAGACAATCCGATATATTCAAATTATAAAGGGGCTTGGATTGCTGTTTGTATTATAAGTATTATAGGAATAACATCTATTTATGGTAAAAAAGTTTATGATAGTGCTACAAATTATAGTGGTAAACTTTCATTTTTTATAGATGATGTTAAAAATGTAAAGTCAGTTAAGTTTGAGCATAACAACATATATAAAGACGGTGTAGAAGGAATTTTTTATGATATAAACGAAAAATATCCTCTGCCAAGTAAGTTATATATTAGTGAGAGATTCGATTTGAATTTTAAAAAGGATGGAACTATAACAAGTTTTTATACTTTTATTTATGGAAAAAATGATAAGGGAGAAGATGAAACTTTTTTAATTAACTATGATAAAAGTAAATCTAAAGATATTACAGTTGAATTTAATAGATATGCAGATGCTGACTATAATGAAGATAAGCTTTTAGAACCTTTATTAAGTATAGTTAAAGCTATTTCTCTTGAGAAAGCAGTAAGTGTATGGGATGAAAAAGAATATGGATTGCTTTATTTAGGAAAAAGAAATTGGGGACTTAATACAGATGGAATTATAAATATAAATGAAAAAGGTGAGAGAAAAGTAGTAGAAACTAATTCCCCTATAGTAGGTTATACTGTATCTATATTTGTTCCAGAAAAGGAAGATAAATATACTCCTCAAAGATATAACTTGAAAAATGATACTGAATGGAGTAAATCTAAAGAACTTCCAAAGGATGAGGAAAAATCAGTAGAAGAAGTTAAAGAAAATAATAATGAAAAATTCTATGTATCAGATGATGTTTATTATTTTTTACAAGTTACAGGTGCAGCAGCAGGTAGTAGATCCTATGCTTTAGTGAAAACTGTTGATGGTGGTGCAACTTGGGAAATTATAAATGAAGGGCCTTTTAAAGATTCACTTGGTGGAGCAGCAGGAATAACTTTTATTAATGATAAACTTGGATTTTTAGGGTTATCCCATGGTGGTGGTACTTATTCTAATTTATATCGTACAGAAGATGGAGGAGTATCCTATGAAAAAATAGAATTTCCTTTAAAAGAAGTAGTTTTAGATAATGGGGAAAGTATAAATCCTTTTGACTTTCCTGATATGCCTTATGAAGAAAATGGAGTTTTAAACATGTTAGTTGGTCAAGGAGCAGATGGTGACTATAATGTTAACTCAAAGGCTCTTTATCAATCAAAAGATAATGGAGCTACTTGGGAGTTTATAAAAGAAATAAAGGGGTGA
- a CDS encoding GNAT family N-acetyltransferase, whose translation MKLTNFTESHAKEICNWKYEEEYHVYNYPEWNKVCQENWAITLKEKREKEFIALIDESNNLCAYIRFQDKNDYILIGLGLKPSLCGAGLGKKLMNIVKSQSNKLYPNKKIILEVRSFNKRAIKCYERAGFKIKTIYNKNTITGYDEFVKMEFIKEIKG comes from the coding sequence ATGAAATTAACGAATTTTACTGAATCACATGCAAAGGAAATTTGTAATTGGAAGTATGAAGAGGAATATCATGTTTATAACTATCCAGAATGGAATAAAGTCTGTCAGGAAAATTGGGCTATTACACTTAAAGAAAAACGAGAAAAAGAGTTTATTGCATTAATAGATGAATCTAATAATTTATGTGCTTATATAAGATTTCAAGATAAAAATGATTACATTTTAATTGGACTTGGTTTAAAGCCTTCTCTATGTGGAGCAGGTTTAGGAAAAAAGTTGATGAATATAGTAAAAAGTCAATCTAATAAGCTATATCCCAATAAAAAAATTATTTTAGAAGTACGTTCTTTTAATAAAAGAGCAATTAAATGTTATGAAAGAGCAGGATTTAAAATAAAAACAATATATAATAAAAATACAATTACAGGTTATGATGAGTTTGTTAAAATGGAATTTATAAAAGAAATTAAAGGATAA
- a CDS encoding PadR family transcriptional regulator, translating to MIPSQMLKGMLEGCILEIINKQETYAYEISKKLSKYGFGEISEGTIYPIILRLQKNNMISATLKESNSGPKRKYYKLTLIGIEALNQFKNNWIELDKAVNKLLEKENENEE from the coding sequence ATGATACCATCACAAATGCTTAAGGGAATGTTAGAAGGATGTATTTTAGAGATTATTAATAAACAAGAAACCTATGCATATGAAATATCTAAAAAACTTAGTAAATATGGATTTGGTGAAATATCAGAAGGTACAATTTATCCTATAATATTAAGATTACAAAAAAATAACATGATAAGTGCAACCTTAAAAGAATCAAATAGTGGACCCAAAAGAAAATATTATAAACTTACTTTAATAGGTATAGAAGCATTAAACCAATTTAAAAACAATTGGATAGAGCTAGATAAAGCAGTAAATAAATTATTAGAAAAGGAGAATGAGAATGAAGAATAA